A region from the Aulosira sp. FACHB-615 genome encodes:
- a CDS encoding diacylglycerol/polyprenol kinase family protein, whose product MLTLIPALTSIPTLWLQITIVAVWVLLILLVSWVVSRFTDDSEIVRKIVHIGTGNVILLAWWLDIPASVGITASIVASIVTLLSYRLPILPGINSVGRQSLGTFFYAVSFGILVGCFWYLQQPQYAAIGIMVMTWGDGLAALVGQRFGQHKYKVFGASKSWEGSLTMTLVSYIVSSLILLGVQGNIWQIWVVSLAVAIAATGLEAISFLGVDNLTVPLGSAGLAFVLMQLLLAN is encoded by the coding sequence TTGTTAACTCTGATTCCTGCTTTAACGTCAATTCCAACTTTGTGGCTGCAAATTACCATAGTTGCAGTTTGGGTGTTGCTTATCCTCCTAGTTTCATGGGTGGTAAGTCGCTTTACTGATGATTCAGAAATAGTTAGAAAAATCGTGCATATTGGCACTGGTAATGTGATTTTACTGGCTTGGTGGCTAGATATTCCGGCGAGTGTAGGCATTACAGCTTCGATTGTAGCGAGTATTGTGACCTTGTTATCTTATCGATTGCCAATTCTGCCGGGGATTAACAGTGTGGGTCGCCAAAGTTTAGGAACGTTTTTTTATGCTGTGAGTTTTGGCATTTTAGTTGGGTGCTTCTGGTATTTGCAACAACCCCAATACGCTGCAATTGGCATTATGGTAATGACTTGGGGAGATGGTTTAGCAGCGTTGGTTGGTCAACGTTTTGGTCAACATAAGTATAAAGTTTTTGGAGCCAGTAAAAGCTGGGAAGGCTCTTTAACAATGACCTTAGTCAGCTACATTGTGAGTAGTTTGATTTTGCTGGGTGTGCAGGGAAATATCTGGCAGATTTGGGTGGTATCATTGGCTGTGGCGATCGCCGCTACTGGTTTAGAAGCTATTTCCTTTTTGGGTGTTGATAATTTAACCGTCCCTTTAGGTAGTGCTGGTCTAGCTTTTGTATTAATGCAACTGTTATTAGCTAACTAA
- a CDS encoding ImmA/IrrE family metallo-endopeptidase codes for MSIIKRYRYIPDSEIESRANNILKRMQETPKYIPKWPLDATRVAEFLGLDVVWDKIPPDAEGEIAARILPLEHLIEINEDILELPKGFEESTLAHELGHWELHIDQKAAGQFEERIKQGDDIDMQPFLCRAVSGQLQKMEWQAQRFASYLLMPRYVLEQMAAERDLTKWSHLYAMQKDLGVTITNLKVRLIQLNWIILPPGDSTIYLGKAAPIRKK; via the coding sequence TTGAGTATCATTAAGCGGTATCGCTATATTCCTGATAGCGAAATTGAGTCTAGGGCTAATAATATTCTCAAACGTATGCAGGAAACACCTAAATATATTCCCAAGTGGCCTTTAGATGCAACTCGTGTAGCAGAGTTTTTAGGGTTGGATGTTGTTTGGGATAAGATACCGCCTGATGCTGAAGGAGAAATAGCAGCTAGGATTTTGCCATTGGAACATCTCATTGAAATCAATGAAGATATTTTGGAACTCCCTAAAGGTTTTGAAGAATCAACACTAGCTCATGAACTCGGACACTGGGAACTACATATTGATCAAAAAGCAGCTGGTCAGTTTGAAGAACGTATAAAACAAGGTGATGACATAGATATGCAGCCTTTTTTGTGTCGTGCTGTCAGTGGACAACTACAAAAGATGGAGTGGCAAGCTCAACGTTTTGCTAGTTATTTGCTAATGCCTCGTTATGTTTTAGAACAAATGGCAGCAGAACGTGATTTAACAAAATGGTCTCATCTTTATGCAATGCAAAAGGATTTGGGTGTAACAATAACTAATTTGAAAGTTCGTTTAATACAGCTAAATTGGATTATTCTGCCTCCAGGTGACAGCACAATTTATTTAGGTAAAGCTGCGCCTATTCGTAAAAAATAA
- a CDS encoding RodZ family helix-turn-helix domain-containing protein, whose product MNQSFGQLIREARKEKGFSQRELAKLIKLDFTYLSKLENDRADYPPKEDVIRSLARHLDLNEEELIFSAGRIPQRDEDFIKQHYKAMPALFRRMQENPDFAKRIFQEATQPENEENQG is encoded by the coding sequence GTGAATCAGAGTTTTGGTCAGCTTATTCGTGAAGCCCGCAAAGAGAAGGGATTTAGTCAGCGTGAGCTAGCAAAACTAATCAAGCTAGATTTCACTTATTTGTCTAAATTGGAGAATGATCGCGCGGACTATCCTCCAAAAGAAGATGTCATCCGTTCTCTGGCACGGCATCTAGATTTAAATGAGGAAGAGTTAATTTTTTCTGCTGGTCGGATTCCTCAACGTGATGAGGATTTTATCAAGCAACATTACAAGGCTATGCCTGCTTTATTCCGCCGAATGCAGGAGAATCCTGATTTTGCTAAAAGAATCTTTCAAGAAGCTACACAACCAGAAAATGAGGAGAACCAAGGTTGA
- a CDS encoding DUF4114 domain-containing protein, with product MKSSLFTKLLAATTLVTGLWVSATPANAVNIQSRNEAQADFKDNIQDFKDFVGKESRYLAPETIGAHKVDLSQLTLKYAHDTKVFFIGETAGGYRNRLDFKATSGNTVTTGKIFGDTSCSTKDSAFQNFKEFCANPNDALANKTQQDSPLNVGDWVSLGKFQAGTTLDFLLHSNDINGGISGKNQQGQTVKGVFGLNEATNPDGLQHVMTYVYKNFLVLGYEDLWGGGDKDYNDVVFAVDIGSKNAAALTGVSVPEPSATLALVGIGAIGVLKTRRRSLKKANS from the coding sequence ATGAAAAGTTCATTGTTCACTAAATTACTCGCTGCAACAACTTTAGTAACTGGTTTGTGGGTATCTGCTACACCTGCAAATGCGGTTAACATCCAAAGCAGAAATGAAGCCCAGGCTGATTTTAAAGATAATATCCAAGACTTTAAAGATTTCGTGGGTAAAGAATCTCGTTACTTAGCACCTGAGACAATTGGAGCGCATAAAGTTGATTTATCTCAACTGACACTGAAATATGCTCACGACACTAAAGTATTCTTTATTGGTGAAACTGCTGGTGGTTATCGCAACCGTTTAGATTTTAAAGCAACTTCTGGTAATACTGTCACCACAGGAAAAATCTTTGGCGATACATCTTGTAGTACCAAAGACAGTGCCTTTCAAAATTTTAAAGAGTTTTGTGCAAATCCTAACGATGCTTTAGCTAATAAAACCCAACAAGACAGTCCATTAAATGTTGGTGACTGGGTTAGTTTAGGTAAATTCCAAGCTGGTACTACACTTGATTTCTTATTGCATTCTAATGACATCAATGGTGGTATCTCCGGCAAAAACCAACAAGGGCAAACTGTTAAAGGTGTATTTGGCTTAAATGAAGCTACTAACCCAGATGGTTTGCAACACGTAATGACTTATGTGTACAAAAACTTCTTAGTTTTGGGTTATGAAGATTTATGGGGCGGTGGCGATAAAGATTATAATGATGTCGTTTTTGCCGTAGACATTGGTTCTAAAAATGCTGCTGCATTAACAGGTGTTAGTGTTCCAGAACCTTCCGCAACCTTAGCCTTAGTTGGTATCGGTGCAATTGGTGTACTCAAAACTCGTCGCCGTTCTCTGAAAAAAGCTAATAGCTAG
- a CDS encoding peptidase domain-containing ABC transporter, translating into MFGLFKFKHQKKYECVLQSSEEDCGAACLVSICKHYGRFLSMSKSREAVGTGQLGTTLLGLKRGSETLGFNARAVKAAPAIMDRITEIHLPAIIHWHGYHWVVLYGKRGKKYVIADPATGLRYISREELAIAWNGVMLLLEPDLTRFFVQFQEEPKQGFGRFFQRVLPYRNLLSQVLLINIVLGVLALGSPVLLQLLTDDVLVRGDTQLLVVIISAVVITSLFSSSLQAVQSMMIAHFGQRLQLGLVMEFARKILQLPLSYYESRRSGEISSRLRDIDEINQLVSQIVILLPSQFFIAVISFSIMLFYSWTLTLAVIVVALLMTVSTLPFLPILQQKTRSLLVLGAENQGVLVETFKGAQVIKTTNAAPQFWDEFQSRFGRLAHLTFSTIQIGIINGTVARLISTIGGVVLLGLGSILVIQGQLSIGQILAFNVLQVNVLNLINSLVGFGDEYFRSQTAVSRLLEVIEATPEVIGGSQKPTVQIPADADIRFSQVTFHHAGRVDLLEEFSLKLPGGNVIALIGKSGCGKSSLAKLIAGLYELNSGNIRIGFYNIQDIALDCLRQQVVYVPQEPHFWSRSIVDNFRLGTPYISFEEIVKACQIADADNFISQLPNNYQTVLGEFGANLSGGQRQRLAIARGILTNPPILILDEATAGLDPVSEAQVLDQLLAYRQGKTTILITHRPSVVHRADWIVMLDKGQVQLQGTLETFLSQQGEHLKFLSF; encoded by the coding sequence ATGTTTGGTCTATTCAAATTTAAACACCAAAAAAAATACGAGTGTGTTTTACAATCCAGTGAAGAAGATTGTGGCGCTGCTTGTTTAGTTTCTATTTGCAAACATTACGGACGCTTCTTGAGTATGAGTAAAAGCCGAGAAGCGGTAGGAACTGGACAGTTAGGCACAACTTTACTGGGATTAAAACGCGGTTCTGAGACGTTGGGATTTAATGCTAGAGCCGTCAAAGCCGCACCAGCAATTATGGATAGAATTACAGAAATCCATTTACCCGCCATTATTCATTGGCATGGTTATCACTGGGTTGTGCTGTACGGTAAGCGAGGGAAAAAGTATGTAATTGCTGATCCGGCTACAGGCTTACGTTATATTAGCCGCGAAGAATTAGCTATTGCTTGGAATGGGGTGATGCTCTTACTAGAGCCTGATTTGACGCGGTTTTTTGTGCAGTTTCAAGAAGAACCAAAGCAGGGTTTTGGTAGGTTTTTTCAGCGTGTATTGCCTTATCGAAATTTATTAAGTCAGGTATTACTCATTAATATTGTTTTAGGTGTGTTGGCGCTTGGTAGTCCGGTTTTACTACAACTTTTAACAGATGATGTTTTAGTGAGAGGAGATACTCAATTACTAGTTGTAATTATCTCAGCCGTTGTGATTACCAGCTTATTTAGTAGTAGTTTGCAGGCTGTACAGTCAATGATGATTGCTCATTTTGGTCAACGCTTGCAATTAGGATTGGTAATGGAATTTGCTCGAAAAATTCTTCAGTTACCTTTGAGTTATTATGAATCGCGCCGCAGTGGGGAAATTTCTAGTCGATTGCGCGATATTGATGAAATTAATCAGTTAGTATCGCAAATCGTCATTTTATTACCCAGTCAGTTTTTTATTGCAGTAATTTCTTTCAGCATCATGCTGTTTTATAGTTGGACTCTCACATTGGCAGTTATCGTAGTTGCTTTATTAATGACTGTATCTACTTTACCTTTTTTGCCAATTCTTCAGCAAAAAACTCGCAGTTTGTTGGTTTTGGGGGCAGAAAATCAAGGTGTGTTAGTAGAAACATTTAAAGGCGCACAGGTAATTAAAACGACGAATGCTGCTCCTCAATTTTGGGATGAATTTCAAAGCCGTTTTGGTCGGTTGGCGCATTTAACTTTCAGCACTATTCAAATTGGGATTATTAACGGAACTGTTGCGAGATTAATTTCTACTATTGGTGGAGTAGTTTTATTAGGTTTGGGTAGTATTTTAGTGATTCAAGGACAGTTAAGTATTGGTCAAATATTGGCTTTTAATGTTTTACAAGTCAATGTTTTAAATTTAATTAACTCTTTGGTTGGGTTTGGCGATGAATATTTCCGATCGCAAACTGCTGTCTCGCGGCTTTTAGAAGTAATTGAAGCAACACCAGAAGTCATTGGTGGCAGTCAAAAACCAACTGTGCAAATCCCGGCTGATGCTGATATTCGGTTTTCTCAAGTCACTTTTCATCATGCGGGGAGAGTGGATTTATTAGAAGAATTTTCGTTAAAACTTCCTGGTGGTAATGTGATTGCTTTAATTGGTAAATCAGGTTGTGGAAAAAGTTCTTTAGCAAAACTCATTGCAGGTTTGTATGAGTTAAATTCAGGAAATATCCGCATTGGTTTTTATAACATTCAAGATATTGCACTGGATTGTTTACGTCAACAAGTAGTTTATGTACCCCAAGAACCACATTTTTGGAGTCGTTCAATTGTGGATAATTTTCGCTTAGGGACTCCCTATATTTCCTTTGAGGAAATTGTCAAAGCTTGCCAGATTGCGGATGCAGATAATTTTATTAGTCAATTACCGAATAATTATCAAACTGTATTAGGAGAATTTGGTGCGAATCTTTCTGGGGGACAACGCCAAAGATTAGCGATCGCTAGAGGTATTCTCACCAATCCACCTATACTAATCTTAGACGAAGCTACAGCCGGACTTGACCCTGTAAGCGAAGCACAAGTGTTAGATCAGTTGTTAGCATACCGCCAAGGTAAAACCACAATTTTGATTACTCATCGTCCTAGTGTTGTTCATCGTGCTGACTGGATTGTGATGTTAGATAAAGGTCAAGTGCAGTTACAAGGAACGCTTGAAACATTTCTCTCGCAACAAGGAGAACATTTGAAGTTTTTATCTTTTTAA
- a CDS encoding HlyD family efflux transporter periplasmic adaptor subunit, which produces MNFLRAQENYADNSFNDLNPEQLPVFDVNEFLPSIGKWIGVAGSVMISIFVLGVTLSAILKYNVTVKVPATIRPLGELKVVESAITGTVEKIEAKDNQIIKQGQAIAYLDDGRLQNQKSQLQNTIKKSKLQLSQIDAQLSQINMQLAAQTELMNQTILAAQADLSGTERNYQDQRIKALAEMTQAESTLTIAKLQKDRLRREKLLTTTVQETEAALTLARVQRDRLQREKLFQSTVQEAETALNIAQKQKDRLLQEQLLTITVQEAEAALQMAKLQRDRLQPIVALGAVSLNLFEEKIQAVKSAEARLAEAKANTKNLVEEKEQAVISAKAKLAQAQENAKNSLEEKQLAVKAAETKLEQAKANAKNSLEEKAQALTVAQTNLIKAKTAINPTDSPVAVALARIQQEQAKKQADLAALKKERETLLQQRLEFQKQVDTTQKELQQTENDLNKTVIRAPSDGILLQFNLRNPGQVVQPSEAIAQIAPLDATLQIKARVPAQDIDKVKPNQQVQMQVSACPYPDYGTLKGTVTTVAPDALAVEKNATLPTVQPPPAYEVTIVPQTLSVGRGDRQCHLKPGMEGRADIISRQETVMQFILRKARLIADI; this is translated from the coding sequence GTGAATTTCTTACGCGCTCAGGAAAACTATGCTGATAATAGTTTTAATGACCTGAATCCAGAACAACTCCCTGTATTTGATGTCAATGAATTTCTTCCCAGCATTGGTAAATGGATTGGTGTTGCTGGGAGTGTAATGATTAGTATTTTTGTGCTGGGAGTAACTTTATCTGCGATTCTCAAATACAATGTCACAGTTAAAGTTCCGGCAACAATTCGACCTTTAGGGGAACTTAAAGTTGTGGAGTCGGCGATTACTGGAACTGTGGAGAAAATTGAGGCGAAAGATAATCAAATAATCAAACAAGGACAAGCGATCGCCTACCTGGATGATGGACGGCTTCAGAATCAAAAAAGTCAGCTACAAAATACAATTAAAAAAAGTAAATTACAACTCAGTCAAATTGATGCACAACTAAGTCAAATTAATATGCAACTGGCGGCGCAAACTGAATTAATGAACCAGACGATTTTAGCGGCGCAAGCAGATTTAAGTGGGACTGAACGCAACTATCAAGACCAGCGAATTAAAGCTTTAGCGGAAATGACGCAAGCAGAATCAACATTAACGATCGCAAAATTACAAAAAGACAGATTACGGCGCGAAAAACTGCTAACTACGACTGTACAAGAAACCGAAGCCGCCTTGACATTAGCCAGAGTACAACGCGATCGCTTGCAGCGCGAAAAATTATTCCAATCAACTGTGCAGGAAGCAGAAACCGCCTTGAATATAGCGCAAAAACAAAAAGATAGATTATTACAAGAGCAACTTTTAACAATTACTGTGCAAGAAGCCGAAGCCGCTTTGCAAATGGCCAAGTTACAACGCGATCGCCTACAACCAATAGTCGCACTAGGAGCCGTTTCACTCAATTTATTTGAGGAAAAAATTCAAGCCGTCAAATCTGCGGAAGCTAGGTTAGCAGAAGCCAAAGCCAATACGAAAAATCTTGTGGAAGAAAAAGAACAAGCGGTGATTTCGGCAAAAGCGAAACTCGCACAAGCTCAAGAAAACGCGAAAAATAGCCTAGAAGAAAAACAATTGGCAGTCAAAGCAGCCGAAACTAAGTTAGAACAAGCCAAAGCCAATGCTAAAAATAGTTTAGAAGAAAAAGCCCAAGCCCTCACAGTTGCCCAAACAAACTTAATCAAGGCGAAAACTGCTATTAATCCGACGGATTCGCCTGTAGCTGTTGCACTTGCACGCATTCAGCAAGAACAGGCGAAGAAACAAGCAGATTTAGCGGCGTTGAAAAAAGAAAGAGAAACTTTACTCCAGCAGCGCCTAGAATTTCAAAAGCAAGTAGACACGACGCAAAAAGAACTGCAACAAACCGAAAATGATTTAAATAAAACGGTGATTCGCGCACCGAGTGATGGAATTTTGTTGCAATTTAATTTACGCAACCCTGGACAAGTTGTGCAACCCAGTGAAGCGATCGCGCAGATTGCACCTTTAGATGCAACATTACAAATCAAAGCCAGAGTTCCCGCGCAAGATATCGATAAGGTAAAACCAAATCAACAAGTACAGATGCAGGTTTCGGCTTGTCCTTATCCAGATTACGGCACACTCAAGGGTACTGTGACCACAGTTGCACCCGACGCTTTAGCTGTGGAGAAAAACGCTACATTACCGACTGTGCAACCACCACCAGCTTATGAAGTGACAATTGTACCGCAAACTTTATCTGTTGGTAGAGGCGATCGCCAGTGTCATCTCAAACCAGGAATGGAAGGACGCGCCGATATTATTTCTCGCCAAGAAACTGTTATGCAGTTCATTCTGCGAAAAGCCAGATTAATTGCAGATATTTGA
- a CDS encoding Piwi domain-containing protein — translation MTVAVAPSQLDTSFSEVFPIKTSQLKLMCFRLTPEIDKKDGNRLSYHFSRKFQETVVIWYKPYFWVLVAQHKELPSKEELQEALKSIQNEVEDFNERLFGFQSVRQPQATPFIYSLLAIQVLNKTKFDSPVVLSDNGVLVRREADFWTEIIELQGELQPALSLTVCSSIVFRDNLANFYETHPQKQNSEKLLIGLKVQEIERGSNATIVGIVGTIEEHRDELLAKATGSTSKQALRDAPDEQPVVAVQFGKDTKQFHYAMAALRPCVTSATADQFEVEYGKLLKATKISHQDRTSLLASYKKIAGDALTAYGIQLERSINSIEHTNLFWQPQSPIEETTLLFGNNFKTKRSDVLNGLTKGGVYRRHPDYKDKSKVIQIAALKLCDSTVNPFLDLLKKRLELYGFKSEIITKQALSLSNFTKTEARVEVEKTVNELVEKTVNELVEIPHDIVLAFLPKSDRRDDDTDEGSFYHQIYSLLLRRQIASQMIYEDTLSNPGNYKYILNQVIPGILAKLGNLPFILAEQLEDADYFIGLDISRVSKKRQAGTRNACASIRLYGKQGEFIRYQLEDDLIDGEEIPPKLLERLLPAAELANKTVLIYRDGSFVGNEADYLVDRAKAIGARFILVECKKSGVPRLYNLRQKNVKAPSQGLGLRLSTREAILVTTKVPDKVGLARPIRLTIHEKGHQISIESVLEITLKLTLLHHGALKEPRLPMPLYGSDRMAYLRLQGIRPSRMEGDRQFWL, via the coding sequence ATGACTGTTGCCGTTGCTCCTTCCCAGCTTGATACCTCTTTTAGCGAAGTTTTTCCAATTAAAACTTCACAGCTTAAATTAATGTGTTTTCGACTCACACCGGAAATTGATAAAAAAGATGGTAATCGATTGAGTTATCATTTTAGTCGAAAATTCCAAGAGACTGTTGTTATATGGTACAAACCTTATTTTTGGGTTTTGGTAGCACAGCATAAAGAATTACCTAGCAAAGAAGAATTACAAGAAGCACTGAAAAGTATTCAAAATGAAGTAGAAGATTTTAATGAACGCTTATTCGGCTTTCAATCAGTACGTCAGCCTCAAGCCACACCTTTTATTTATTCTCTGTTAGCTATCCAAGTTTTGAATAAAACTAAATTTGATTCTCCAGTTGTTCTGTCCGATAATGGAGTGCTAGTTAGAAGAGAAGCAGACTTTTGGACGGAAATTATTGAATTACAAGGTGAGTTACAGCCCGCTCTTAGTTTGACGGTATGTAGCAGCATTGTGTTTCGTGATAATTTAGCTAATTTTTACGAAACACATCCTCAAAAGCAAAACTCAGAAAAGCTTTTAATTGGTTTAAAAGTTCAAGAAATTGAACGAGGTAGTAACGCGACAATTGTGGGTATTGTTGGAACTATCGAAGAACATAGAGATGAACTATTAGCAAAAGCTACTGGTTCAACCAGTAAACAAGCATTAAGAGATGCCCCAGACGAACAGCCTGTTGTTGCTGTACAGTTCGGTAAAGATACAAAACAGTTTCACTATGCTATGGCAGCTTTACGTCCCTGCGTTACATCTGCCACGGCAGATCAATTTGAAGTTGAATACGGAAAGCTACTGAAAGCTACTAAAATTTCCCATCAAGACAGAACAAGCCTCTTAGCATCCTATAAAAAAATAGCCGGAGATGCTTTAACTGCTTATGGAATTCAACTAGAACGTAGTATCAATAGCATTGAACATACAAATTTATTTTGGCAACCTCAATCTCCCATAGAGGAAACTACTCTACTTTTTGGTAATAACTTCAAAACTAAAAGAAGTGATGTTCTAAATGGTCTTACAAAAGGTGGAGTTTATCGCCGTCATCCTGATTATAAAGATAAATCGAAAGTAATTCAAATTGCGGCGCTAAAACTTTGTGATTCAACAGTGAATCCATTTCTGGATTTACTTAAAAAGCGTCTGGAGCTTTATGGATTTAAAAGCGAAATTATTACTAAGCAAGCTTTGTCACTCAGTAACTTTACTAAGACTGAGGCAAGAGTAGAAGTTGAGAAAACAGTTAATGAATTAGTTGAGAAAACAGTTAATGAATTAGTTGAGATACCACACGATATTGTTTTGGCGTTTTTACCTAAAAGCGATCGTCGTGATGATGATACAGATGAGGGAAGCTTTTACCATCAAATCTATTCTTTGTTACTTCGTCGCCAAATTGCTAGTCAGATGATTTATGAAGATACTTTGAGTAATCCTGGAAATTATAAGTATATCTTGAATCAGGTAATTCCAGGAATTTTGGCAAAGTTGGGAAATTTACCTTTCATTCTAGCTGAACAGTTAGAAGATGCTGATTATTTTATTGGCTTAGATATTTCAAGAGTTTCAAAAAAAAGGCAGGCAGGAACAAGAAATGCTTGTGCTAGTATACGTCTCTATGGCAAACAGGGTGAGTTTATACGTTACCAATTGGAAGATGATTTAATTGATGGCGAAGAAATACCACCTAAGTTATTAGAGAGATTATTACCTGCTGCTGAGTTAGCCAACAAAACTGTTTTAATTTACCGTGATGGCTCCTTTGTTGGCAATGAAGCTGATTATTTGGTAGATAGAGCTAAAGCAATAGGAGCTAGGTTTATTTTGGTTGAATGCAAGAAGTCTGGGGTTCCTAGACTGTATAACTTAAGGCAGAAAAATGTGAAAGCACCCTCACAAGGTTTAGGGCTTCGTTTGTCAACTCGTGAAGCGATTTTAGTTACAACTAAAGTGCCTGATAAAGTTGGTTTGGCTCGCCCCATACGTTTAACAATCCATGAAAAAGGACATCAAATATCAATTGAAAGTGTTCTAGAAATTACTCTTAAACTAACTTTGTTGCATCATGGAGCTTTAAAAGAGCCTCGTTTACCGATGCCGTTATATGGATCTGATCGTATGGCTTATTTGCGTTTGCAAGGTATTCGTCCTAGTCGGATGGAAGGCGATCGCCAGTTTTGGTTATAG
- the yidD gene encoding membrane protein insertion efficiency factor YidD, giving the protein MKILFIWLIRGYRMFISPLFPPTCRFQPTCSMYAIQAIERFGVVRGGWMATRRILRCHPFHPGGYDPVPEIAPSNTKQQDCCGHTQLKSENETQPEPRNH; this is encoded by the coding sequence ATGAAAATATTATTTATTTGGTTAATTCGGGGTTACAGAATGTTTATCTCGCCGTTGTTTCCCCCTACTTGTCGCTTTCAGCCAACTTGTTCTATGTATGCCATTCAAGCAATTGAGAGGTTTGGAGTAGTGCGCGGTGGTTGGATGGCTACTCGCCGCATCTTGCGTTGTCATCCATTTCATCCTGGCGGTTATGACCCAGTACCAGAAATTGCACCATCCAACACAAAACAGCAAGATTGTTGTGGTCACACTCAATTGAAGTCTGAAAATGAAACTCAACCAGAACCGCGAAATCACTAA
- a CDS encoding PD-(D/E)XK nuclease family protein has translation MIWRPYVSFNIWSQFASSVGQEYLHCDMKRGFSRARKKESLVKALLDQDTLPQHIGLQAQKGIYEFHQNTQLLTQSNSVAIVAEKLKLNQEPVEIKQRIIKILTNYYEKPMLSGKNILKLSRGDEGIPEPILIQQGNYLFNLFVAIDCIFIESDGRLHILDFKTGTSNFDRRQAFVYLLAASYMYPGQKAVASFYNLETNKWSEPITATANQLKAIQSKLAEIAQEHQKELRRYKQNPSAFAEIFPANPGIPCRNCQFTSICKFHPCEVSA, from the coding sequence ATGATTTGGCGACCGTATGTAAGTTTTAACATTTGGTCACAGTTTGCTTCATCTGTTGGACAAGAATATTTGCACTGTGATATGAAACGAGGTTTTTCTAGAGCGCGAAAAAAAGAATCTTTAGTTAAAGCACTGTTGGATCAAGATACTCTTCCTCAACATATCGGGTTACAGGCACAGAAAGGTATTTACGAATTTCACCAAAATACTCAACTATTGACACAGTCAAATAGTGTAGCAATAGTAGCAGAGAAGCTGAAATTAAACCAAGAGCCTGTAGAAATTAAGCAACGAATTATTAAAATTTTGACAAACTACTACGAGAAACCCATGCTCTCTGGAAAGAACATCCTTAAACTTAGCAGAGGTGACGAGGGAATTCCAGAACCAATTTTGATTCAGCAAGGTAACTATTTGTTTAATTTGTTTGTAGCTATTGACTGCATTTTTATTGAATCAGATGGCAGACTACACATTTTAGATTTCAAAACAGGCACATCTAATTTTGATAGGCGACAAGCATTTGTTTATCTTTTGGCAGCTTCTTATATGTACCCAGGGCAAAAAGCTGTTGCCTCATTTTATAATTTGGAAACCAATAAGTGGTCTGAGCCAATTACTGCTACAGCTAATCAACTGAAGGCGATTCAATCTAAATTAGCCGAAATAGCCCAAGAACATCAAAAAGAATTACGTCGTTATAAGCAAAATCCATCTGCATTTGCGGAAATATTCCCCGCTAACCCTGGAATTCCTTGTCGTAATTGTCAATTCACATCGATTTGTAAATTTCATCCATGTGAGGTTTCTGCATGA
- a CDS encoding pentapeptide repeat-containing protein: protein MDTDELLRRYQAGERNFTQVCLHSVNLSEVCLAGINLGSASLVNVTLSHSNLSGANLIEANLALSCLWRTNFSGAKLIWTNLKAANLIRANLSNVDLHKASLQKSDLRLANLHNADLSGADLSGADLSYANLCGANLAGANLHGANLTGANLSKADLSYADLHKTILYKADLSDVDLSQVNLKKVELDEIFV, encoded by the coding sequence ATGGACACTGATGAACTTCTCAGGCGCTATCAGGCAGGAGAGAGAAATTTCACACAGGTTTGCCTGCATTCAGTGAATCTGAGTGAAGTATGTTTAGCTGGGATTAACTTAGGTAGCGCCAGCTTAGTAAACGTTACTTTATCTCATTCCAATTTAAGTGGTGCCAACCTCATAGAAGCAAACTTGGCATTATCTTGTCTTTGGCGAACTAACTTTAGTGGTGCCAAATTAATTTGGACAAACCTTAAAGCTGCTAACTTAATTCGTGCCAACCTGAGTAACGTAGACTTACACAAAGCATCTCTACAGAAATCAGACCTACGTTTAGCTAATTTACACAATGCTGACCTCAGTGGTGCAGATTTAAGCGGTGCAGATTTGAGTTACGCCAACCTCTGTGGTGCTAACTTAGCAGGAGCCAATCTTCACGGTGCAAACCTCACAGGAGCTAACTTGAGCAAAGCCGACTTGAGTTATGCTGATCTCCATAAAACCATCTTGTACAAAGCCGATCTCAGTGATGTTGATTTGTCACAAGTTAACTTGAAAAAAGTTGAGTTGGATGAAATTTTTGTTTGA